In one Rhizobium leguminosarum genomic region, the following are encoded:
- a CDS encoding heparinase II/III domain-containing protein — protein MFSQISGELPDVLCDFTPGVVCSDRARWNSVPQATRELVVREAEETLARAWPVITASDYREFTATGNRSRFEELYFTRRRMLNNLVLGELIEGAARFLPKIVDGIFLIAEESGWQLPAHNAYERSGARLPLPDNSQPVVDLFAAETAALLATIVALLGDELDGICPEITARVGREIEARILLPYLGRHFWWMGRDDERMNNWTAWITQNVLLTVFSLKTDQAARHAVVEKALGSLDAFLKDYAEDGACEEGVVYYRHAALCLHGALTVLDNVAPGLFARFWQQPKIRNMAEYIANMHVAGRYFFNFADSSAVVEPCSAREYLFGKAVGSKMLAEFAAADRAAAESPHLRGEWNLWYRVQELLAGHTIPAAELQPASGRDIFYPGIGLFIARDDQFSLAVKGGNNGEGHNHNDVGSVTLYKNGRPLLIDVGVETYTAKTFSARRYEIWTMQSAFHNLPTFAGVMQSAGEAFGARDVEVGFDEARARISLDISGAYPAEAQLHSYHRVVSLSRGRHVEIVDTYDGGRPAILSLMTCLVPTVTSDRIDLADLGSIFADGSGPIEIDEIDVDDIRLRSAWPEKLYRLRLPFAGRFLRLRIV, from the coding sequence ATGTTCAGCCAGATTTCAGGAGAGCTGCCGGATGTGCTTTGCGATTTCACGCCGGGGGTGGTCTGCTCCGATCGCGCCAGATGGAATTCCGTGCCGCAGGCGACGCGCGAACTGGTCGTTCGCGAGGCCGAAGAGACGCTGGCGCGGGCCTGGCCTGTTATCACTGCTTCGGACTACCGGGAATTCACTGCGACCGGCAACCGCTCACGCTTCGAGGAGCTCTATTTTACGCGGCGCCGGATGCTCAACAATCTGGTGCTCGGCGAACTCATCGAAGGTGCAGCGCGGTTCCTGCCGAAGATCGTCGACGGCATCTTCCTGATCGCGGAGGAGAGCGGCTGGCAGCTTCCGGCGCACAATGCCTATGAACGCAGCGGTGCGCGTTTGCCGCTTCCCGACAATTCGCAGCCGGTCGTCGATCTCTTCGCTGCCGAAACGGCCGCCCTGCTTGCCACTATTGTCGCCTTGCTCGGCGACGAACTCGACGGCATCTGCCCCGAAATCACGGCACGGGTGGGACGCGAGATCGAGGCCCGCATCCTTTTGCCCTACCTCGGCCGACATTTCTGGTGGATGGGCCGCGACGATGAGCGGATGAACAACTGGACGGCATGGATAACCCAGAACGTCCTCTTGACGGTATTTTCGCTGAAGACAGATCAGGCCGCGCGCCACGCCGTCGTCGAAAAGGCGCTCGGCAGCCTCGATGCTTTCCTGAAGGATTATGCCGAGGACGGTGCCTGCGAGGAGGGCGTTGTCTATTACCGCCACGCCGCACTCTGCCTGCACGGTGCGCTGACCGTCCTCGATAACGTGGCCCCGGGCCTGTTTGCCAGGTTCTGGCAGCAGCCGAAGATCCGCAACATGGCCGAATATATCGCCAACATGCATGTCGCCGGCCGCTATTTTTTCAACTTCGCGGATTCCTCCGCGGTGGTCGAGCCCTGCAGCGCACGGGAATATCTGTTCGGAAAGGCGGTTGGCTCCAAGATGCTGGCAGAGTTCGCCGCAGCCGATCGGGCGGCAGCCGAGAGCCCGCACCTGCGCGGCGAATGGAACCTCTGGTATCGCGTGCAGGAACTGCTGGCCGGTCATACGATCCCCGCCGCCGAACTGCAGCCGGCATCCGGGCGCGATATCTTCTATCCCGGCATAGGCCTGTTCATCGCCCGCGACGACCAGTTTTCGCTTGCCGTCAAGGGCGGTAACAACGGTGAGGGCCACAATCACAACGATGTCGGCAGCGTGACGCTCTATAAGAACGGCCGTCCGTTACTGATCGACGTCGGTGTAGAGACCTATACTGCAAAGACCTTTTCGGCCCGGCGCTACGAAATATGGACGATGCAGTCGGCTTTTCACAACCTGCCGACCTTCGCAGGCGTCATGCAGTCCGCCGGCGAAGCGTTTGGCGCGCGCGACGTCGAGGTCGGGTTTGACGAGGCGCGCGCGCGCATCTCTCTCGATATATCAGGGGCTTATCCGGCCGAAGCGCAGCTGCACAGCTACCATCGCGTCGTTTCCCTGTCGCGCGGCCGCCATGTCGAGATCGTCGACACCTATGACGGCGGCAGGCCGGCCATCCTGTCGCTGATGACATGCCTGGTACCGACCGTCACCTCGGACAGGATCGATCTCGCCGATCTCGGCAGCATTTTCGCCGACGGCAGTGGGCCGATCGAAATTGATGAGATCGACGTGGACGACATCAGGCTCAGATCGGCCTGGCCCGAGAAGCTCTACCGGCTGCGCCTGCCGTTTGCCGGCAGGTTCCTGAGATTGCGGATCGTCTAG
- a CDS encoding carbohydrate-binding protein, which yields MVLTLKITDADGFVLASSTGQDETFLVYRQTYREGDCVVVEASEPGHVFLALDSAIQPGLVYIRESDYCLAVPFGDKRKSYSPNAFKGDIHRLSAKSARPGEIAQRRNLALNPWDDHANRTLFPHARANVETRGEAVFAARNAIDGEKANDDHGFWPYTSWGINRDPQAALTVEFGRPVRIDEIVFYLRADFPHDSWWEKASVTFSNGRTSSFPLVKSGGAQGFSIEPCIVEWVEMHGLIKAEDGSPYPALTQIEIWGTEAPGAEGDVTGVAFESEAEHAQ from the coding sequence ATGGTATTGACGCTGAAGATCACGGACGCCGATGGCTTCGTTCTGGCAAGCTCCACCGGGCAGGACGAGACGTTTCTGGTCTATCGCCAGACCTATCGCGAGGGCGACTGTGTCGTCGTGGAAGCTTCAGAACCCGGGCATGTCTTCCTGGCGCTGGACAGCGCGATCCAGCCCGGCCTCGTCTATATCAGAGAAAGCGACTATTGCCTCGCCGTGCCCTTCGGCGACAAGCGCAAGTCCTATTCGCCGAACGCCTTTAAGGGGGATATCCATCGGCTTTCAGCAAAAAGCGCGCGGCCCGGCGAGATCGCCCAGCGGCGCAATCTCGCCCTGAACCCCTGGGACGATCACGCCAATCGAACGCTTTTTCCGCATGCGCGCGCCAATGTCGAAACCCGGGGCGAAGCTGTCTTTGCCGCGCGCAACGCCATCGACGGCGAAAAGGCCAACGACGATCACGGCTTCTGGCCCTACACCAGCTGGGGCATCAATCGCGATCCGCAAGCCGCGCTGACCGTGGAATTCGGCAGGCCCGTTCGGATCGATGAGATCGTCTTTTACCTCCGGGCCGACTTCCCGCATGATTCCTGGTGGGAGAAAGCCAGTGTCACTTTCTCGAACGGCAGAACCTCTTCCTTTCCGCTGGTGAAATCCGGCGGCGCGCAGGGTTTTTCCATCGAGCCTTGCATTGTCGAATGGGTCGAAATGCACGGTCTGATCAAAGCGGAGGACGGCTCGCCTTATCCGGCGCTGACGCAAATCGAAATCTGGGGAACGGAAGCGCCGGGCGCCGAAGGAGACGTCACAGGCGTTGCCTTCGAAAGCGAGGCCGAGCACGCGCAATAG
- a CDS encoding response regulator, which yields MRLLVVEDNKDLAAWLGKALRQAQYAIDIAHDGEDAEHMLKVAEYSAMILDLALPKLDGLTLLKRLRQSGSKLPVIILTANASLDGRVAGLDSGADDYLAKPFEIAELEARIRAVVRRGQDRASSEITVGNLRFSGGTRQFFVADELLQLTPREYAVLEQLVMKLGTTVSKATLSESVFGFDDEADPSAIEIYVHRLRKKLESSSVQIATLRGLGYLLRHVQ from the coding sequence ATGCGACTGCTTGTGGTGGAGGACAACAAGGATCTGGCGGCCTGGCTGGGGAAAGCCCTGCGACAGGCGCAATATGCTATCGATATCGCCCATGACGGCGAGGACGCCGAGCATATGCTCAAGGTGGCCGAGTATTCAGCAATGATCCTCGACCTTGCGCTGCCCAAGCTTGACGGATTGACGCTCTTGAAGCGATTGAGGCAGTCGGGAAGCAAGCTGCCGGTCATCATCTTGACCGCGAATGCGAGCCTGGATGGGCGTGTGGCGGGGCTCGACAGCGGCGCCGACGATTATCTCGCCAAGCCTTTCGAAATCGCCGAGCTCGAAGCGAGAATCCGCGCGGTGGTGCGCCGCGGGCAGGATCGCGCATCGTCGGAAATCACCGTTGGCAACCTGCGTTTTTCCGGTGGGACGCGGCAATTTTTCGTCGCGGATGAGCTGTTGCAACTGACGCCGCGAGAATATGCTGTCCTTGAGCAGCTGGTCATGAAGCTTGGCACCACCGTCTCGAAAGCCACGCTTTCTGAAAGCGTGTTCGGTTTCGACGACGAGGCTGATCCGAGCGCCATCGAGATCTACGTCCACAGGCTGCGAAAGAAGCTCGAGAGCAGCTCAGTTCAGATCGCGACGTTGCGTGGGCTCGGTTATCTCCTCAGACATGTCCAGTAG
- a CDS encoding sensor histidine kinase, which translates to MSSSLVTKVGATIARLSRSLRVQLLCWVLLTLLGAIGFNLYDSFWTADATAKLVTDRTLLASARVIAEAVRVDEGGNVQVDVPPSALEMFDTGFGDRVSYQVITAWGSLVSGVPDLPLPAIHRAGEDRAFHGADVRVMMLDHPVVGLPDDGTISVTVAVTHNSQYAMRRQLWLSDFSKQFVLLFVASLVTILGLQRGLAPALRLRDAVRQRGRNRLDPLPPEMVQSELQPLVHALNDYMERVQNQMAAQRRFVSNAAHQLRTPLALISTQASVAAREDDAGRRDEALFALRTSTKQISRLASQLLTLSRAEPGSRRPRSDAADLSKAAREILEAHAEEALRRNIDVGLEADGPVIVEGDGTMLREMLVNLIDNAIRYTRPNGRVTVTVGQADGNAVVTVEDSGPGIPHGEREQVFERFYRIMGTEAEGSGLGLAIVREVVEGAGGSVSLDDADGGGLVVTVRLPLT; encoded by the coding sequence ATGTCCAGTAGCCTCGTTACAAAAGTGGGGGCGACGATCGCGCGGCTCAGCCGGAGCCTGAGGGTGCAACTGCTCTGCTGGGTGCTGCTGACCCTGCTCGGCGCCATCGGCTTCAATCTTTACGACAGCTTCTGGACGGCGGACGCGACGGCAAAGCTGGTGACGGATCGAACGCTTCTGGCCTCGGCCCGGGTCATCGCCGAGGCCGTCCGCGTCGACGAGGGCGGTAATGTTCAAGTGGACGTGCCGCCTTCCGCGTTGGAAATGTTCGATACAGGCTTCGGTGACCGGGTGTCCTATCAGGTGATCACCGCGTGGGGCAGTCTGGTGAGCGGAGTTCCCGACTTGCCGTTGCCGGCCATCCATCGCGCAGGTGAGGATCGCGCGTTTCATGGCGCCGATGTGCGCGTCATGATGCTCGACCATCCTGTCGTCGGGCTGCCCGATGACGGCACCATCTCCGTGACCGTCGCCGTTACCCATAACAGCCAGTACGCGATGCGACGGCAGCTGTGGCTCTCGGATTTTTCGAAGCAGTTCGTCCTCCTCTTCGTCGCCAGCCTGGTGACCATTCTCGGGCTTCAACGCGGCCTGGCCCCGGCTCTGCGACTGCGGGACGCTGTGCGACAGCGCGGTCGCAACCGTCTCGATCCGCTGCCGCCGGAGATGGTGCAGAGCGAACTGCAACCGCTCGTTCACGCACTCAACGACTACATGGAGCGCGTCCAGAACCAGATGGCCGCGCAGCGACGGTTCGTATCGAATGCTGCCCATCAGCTGCGAACGCCCTTGGCGCTGATTTCGACCCAGGCGAGCGTGGCGGCCCGCGAAGACGATGCGGGTCGCCGCGACGAGGCGCTCTTTGCGCTTCGCACCAGCACGAAGCAGATTTCGCGTCTCGCCAGCCAGCTCCTTACCTTGTCACGCGCCGAGCCCGGAAGCCGGCGCCCGCGCAGCGACGCAGCCGACCTCAGCAAGGCAGCCCGTGAGATTCTGGAGGCGCATGCTGAAGAGGCGCTGAGGCGCAACATCGACGTCGGTCTGGAAGCGGATGGTCCCGTCATCGTCGAAGGCGACGGGACGATGCTGCGCGAGATGCTGGTCAACCTCATAGACAACGCGATCCGCTATACCCGCCCGAACGGACGGGTGACCGTCACGGTCGGGCAAGCGGACGGCAACGCCGTGGTTACCGTCGAGGACAGCGGGCCGGGGATTCCCCACGGGGAGCGGGAGCAGGTTTTCGAACGGTTCTACCGGATCATGGGGACCGAAGCGGAGGGCAGCGGTCTTGGGCTTGCGATCGTGCGGGAGGTCGTCGAAGGTGCGGGAGGTTCAGTCTCGCTCGATGATGCGGATGGCGGCGGTCTTGTCGTTACCGTGCGGCTTCCGCTCACCTGA
- a CDS encoding ABC transporter permease codes for MAHTTLEAGSATMFRPGTSDTEIEASALKAIRRRKLLVRFWQIAILVFAIGMWELSSNMQWIDPFFYSSPSGVVQRLYEWATEGTTEGSLWYNLWVTMEEALIGFFAGSITGVFVGIGLGRNRFLSDIFSVYIKAINSIPRVVLAPIFIMIMGLGLPSKVALAFIMVFFVVFANAFQGVREADRNMIANARILGASDWQVTRTVVIPSAMSWIFASLHVSFGFAIIGAIVGEFVGARFGIGQLISIAKGTFDAAGMFAAILLVMVVTLVAEYIMTLVENRLAKWRPQQHLDTQ; via the coding sequence ATGGCACACACCACTCTTGAGGCCGGTTCGGCCACCATGTTTCGGCCGGGCACGTCTGATACAGAAATCGAGGCATCGGCGCTGAAGGCGATACGGCGGCGCAAATTACTGGTGCGTTTCTGGCAGATCGCCATCCTGGTCTTCGCGATCGGCATGTGGGAACTCTCCTCCAACATGCAGTGGATCGACCCGTTCTTCTATTCGAGCCCGAGCGGCGTCGTTCAGCGCCTCTATGAATGGGCAACGGAAGGCACCACCGAAGGGTCGCTCTGGTACAATCTCTGGGTGACAATGGAAGAGGCGCTGATCGGCTTCTTCGCCGGCTCGATCACCGGCGTCTTCGTCGGCATCGGCCTCGGCCGCAACCGCTTTCTGTCGGACATCTTCTCGGTTTACATCAAGGCGATCAACTCGATCCCCCGCGTGGTCCTTGCTCCGATCTTCATCATGATCATGGGTCTCGGCCTGCCGTCCAAGGTCGCGCTCGCCTTCATCATGGTGTTCTTCGTCGTCTTCGCCAACGCCTTCCAGGGCGTGCGCGAGGCCGACCGCAACATGATCGCCAATGCCCGCATCCTCGGCGCCTCGGACTGGCAGGTGACCCGGACCGTGGTCATTCCTTCGGCAATGAGCTGGATCTTCGCCAGCCTGCACGTCTCCTTTGGTTTTGCGATCATCGGCGCGATCGTCGGCGAATTCGTCGGCGCCCGCTTCGGCATCGGTCAGCTCATCTCGATCGCCAAGGGCACGTTCGACGCGGCTGGCATGTTTGCGGCAATCCTGCTCGTCATGGTCGTCACGCTTGTTGCGGAATACATCATGACGTTGGTCGAGAACCGTCTGGCGAAGTGGCGGCCGCAGCAGCACCTCGACACGCAGTAA
- a CDS encoding ABC transporter ATP-binding protein — protein MQHDNKQIPAIELINVSRRFVSPTGKSLTALRDFNMTVARGEFVAVVGPTGCGKSTTLNLVTGLARPSAGEVRLMGGPITGIDRRVGFAFQTDALFPWKNVIDNVMAGPLFRGKSRAEAEKSARDWIARVGLSKFLHHYPHQLSGGMRKRVSLAQTFINEPEILLMDEPFSALDVQTRTVMHEELLKLWAERKASVVFVTHDLEEAVALADKVYVLTAGPATVKSVYTIDLPRPRVVSEIRYEQSFIDYCKTIWEDLREEVETSYRRASEAA, from the coding sequence ATGCAACATGACAACAAGCAGATCCCGGCGATTGAGCTGATTAACGTCAGCCGGCGCTTCGTCTCGCCGACCGGAAAATCCCTCACAGCCTTGCGCGATTTCAATATGACGGTCGCCCGCGGAGAGTTCGTCGCCGTTGTCGGCCCTACCGGATGCGGGAAGTCGACCACGCTCAACCTCGTGACAGGTCTCGCACGCCCAAGTGCCGGCGAAGTCCGGCTGATGGGCGGGCCGATCACCGGCATTGACCGGCGTGTCGGCTTCGCATTCCAGACCGACGCGCTCTTTCCCTGGAAGAACGTCATCGACAATGTCATGGCCGGTCCACTCTTCCGTGGAAAGTCGCGCGCCGAGGCGGAAAAGAGCGCCCGCGACTGGATCGCCCGCGTCGGTCTTTCGAAATTTCTCCATCACTATCCCCACCAGCTTTCAGGCGGCATGCGCAAGCGCGTCTCGCTGGCGCAGACCTTCATCAACGAACCGGAAATCCTGCTGATGGACGAGCCGTTTTCGGCGCTCGACGTGCAGACCCGCACCGTCATGCATGAAGAGCTCCTAAAGCTGTGGGCGGAGCGCAAGGCCTCGGTGGTATTCGTGACCCACGATCTCGAAGAGGCCGTGGCGCTCGCCGACAAGGTCTATGTGCTCACAGCCGGGCCTGCGACGGTCAAGTCGGTCTATACGATCGATCTCCCCCGCCCGCGCGTCGTATCGGAGATCCGCTACGAGCAGAGCTTCATCGACTATTGCAAGACGATCTGGGAGGATCTCCGCGAAGAGGTCGAGACCAGCTACCGCCGCGCAAGCGAAGCGGCCTGA
- a CDS encoding ABC transporter substrate-binding protein, which yields MRSSRSLFQTVALSTLFAAASFAASAANAADKITIMVGGYEKQIYLPAKLAESLGYFKDEGLDVELLNEAAGVDAENQLLAGAVQGVVGFYDHCVDLQAKGKFVESLVQFSQAPGEVEMVSSKHPEIKSPADFKGKTLGVTGLGSSTNFLTLFMASKAGLQPGDVVTVPVGAGGTFIAAMQQDQIQAGMTTEPTISRLIKTGEASVLVDMRTVESTRKALGGTYPAASLYMETAWVDAHKDEAQKLANAFVKTLRYINTHSAAEIADKMPKDFYVGDKDGYIKALNDGKGMFTTDGVMPEDGPKTVLAVLSEFSKNVKGKQIDLSKTYTTEFVKNVK from the coding sequence ATGCGTTCTTCACGCAGCCTTTTTCAAACCGTAGCCCTTTCCACGCTTTTCGCTGCAGCATCTTTCGCTGCGAGCGCCGCAAACGCAGCCGACAAGATCACCATCATGGTCGGCGGTTATGAGAAGCAGATCTATCTGCCGGCCAAGCTCGCCGAATCGCTCGGGTACTTCAAGGACGAGGGTCTCGACGTCGAACTCCTGAACGAAGCTGCCGGCGTCGATGCCGAAAACCAGCTGCTGGCGGGCGCCGTCCAAGGTGTCGTCGGCTTCTACGATCACTGCGTGGACCTGCAGGCCAAGGGCAAGTTCGTCGAATCTCTCGTCCAGTTCAGCCAGGCGCCGGGTGAGGTCGAGATGGTCTCGAGCAAGCATCCGGAGATCAAATCGCCGGCTGACTTCAAGGGCAAGACCCTCGGCGTTACCGGCCTCGGCTCTTCCACCAACTTCCTGACGCTCTTCATGGCTTCGAAGGCCGGCCTGCAGCCGGGCGACGTCGTCACCGTTCCCGTCGGTGCCGGCGGCACGTTCATCGCCGCCATGCAGCAGGACCAGATCCAGGCCGGCATGACGACGGAGCCGACCATTTCGCGTCTGATCAAAACCGGCGAAGCCAGCGTTCTCGTCGACATGCGCACGGTCGAATCGACCCGAAAGGCGCTCGGCGGCACCTATCCGGCCGCCTCTCTCTATATGGAAACCGCCTGGGTCGATGCGCACAAGGACGAGGCCCAAAAGCTCGCCAACGCTTTCGTCAAGACCCTGCGCTACATTAACACGCATTCTGCCGCCGAGATCGCAGACAAGATGCCGAAGGACTTTTACGTCGGCGACAAGGACGGCTACATCAAGGCTTTGAACGACGGCAAGGGCATGTTCACCACTGATGGCGTCATGCCGGAAGACGGTCCGAAGACCGTGCTTGCCGTGCTCTCGGAGTTCTCCAAGAACGTCAAGGGCAAGCAGATCGACCTTTCCAAGACCTACACGACGGAATTCGTCAAGAACGTCAAGTAA
- a CDS encoding FadR/GntR family transcriptional regulator — MHMKDRSRSSGSLVSRVGESLRQAILSGQYSAGDKLPSEHELTETHSVSRTVVREAVAALRSDGLVEVRQGAGIFVIGLDPTLSGRKVDKARVASDLEVLEIRTPVEIEAAGLAALRRSPAQEEAIFECHRKILQCIETDQSIREADLELHVAIAEATNNPLFKHFLQSQGSAIIPQSRLVPETRTAEQTAYRKLIHREHEAIIVAISDRDDQAARNAMREHLVGSQTRYRNLLKDLRSFAT, encoded by the coding sequence ATGCATATGAAGGATCGCAGCAGAAGCTCGGGGTCGCTGGTCTCACGGGTTGGCGAAAGCCTTCGGCAAGCGATCCTCAGCGGCCAGTATTCCGCCGGCGACAAGCTTCCAAGCGAGCATGAGCTGACCGAGACGCATAGTGTCAGCCGAACCGTGGTGCGCGAGGCGGTCGCCGCACTTCGTTCCGACGGACTGGTCGAGGTGCGCCAAGGCGCGGGAATTTTCGTGATCGGCCTTGACCCGACACTGTCAGGTCGGAAGGTTGACAAGGCCCGCGTCGCCTCCGACTTGGAAGTGCTCGAAATCCGAACCCCCGTCGAAATCGAGGCGGCCGGACTTGCCGCCTTGCGCCGCTCGCCGGCGCAGGAGGAAGCGATCTTCGAATGCCACCGGAAGATCCTCCAGTGCATCGAGACGGATCAATCCATCCGCGAGGCGGATCTCGAACTCCATGTCGCGATCGCCGAGGCGACCAACAATCCACTGTTCAAGCACTTCCTTCAATCCCAGGGGTCAGCGATCATCCCGCAATCGAGGCTTGTCCCGGAAACAAGGACTGCCGAGCAGACCGCCTACCGAAAGCTGATCCACAGGGAACATGAAGCGATCATCGTTGCGATCTCCGACAGGGACGATCAGGCTGCCCGCAACGCCATGCGCGAGCACCTGGTCGGCAGTCAGACCAGGTACCGCAACCTGCTGAAGGACCTGCGGAGTTTTGCGACCTGA
- a CDS encoding LacI family DNA-binding transcriptional regulator, with protein sequence MTTIRDVARLAGVSISTVSLALNSPQRVGAETLDRIQQAIKSTGYRIDPVAQTLARGRSSLIGFVAANLGNMFFGDIRREIERQGLDNGYFVLIADSSGRADLERALLERLEAQKIAGIALASNGHGEEYATFLRDFKTPIVLFDQKVEGAARDFIGSDNPLTTTILTEHLLQLGHRRIGFISGPSDLHTAAERLKGFLNTMAGAGVEVDPSLVVEGGFTRTGGYAQAMRLLTRRDRPTAIIGANNMTGLAALQVMQEMGFRCPDDVSLAMVDDVPWSNVITPRITMVVQDAQKLGELAAQRLLARIASPEAAAEPPRDIILTPRFVRGESTRRL encoded by the coding sequence ATGACGACCATACGAGATGTCGCGCGCCTTGCGGGGGTTTCGATCTCGACCGTCTCGCTGGCGCTCAACAGCCCCCAGCGGGTCGGCGCCGAGACGCTCGACCGCATCCAGCAGGCGATAAAATCGACGGGCTACCGCATCGATCCGGTGGCCCAGACGCTGGCGCGCGGGCGAAGCTCGCTGATCGGCTTCGTGGCGGCCAATCTCGGCAACATGTTCTTTGGCGACATCCGCCGCGAGATCGAGCGCCAGGGGCTCGACAACGGCTATTTCGTCCTGATCGCGGATTCCTCCGGCAGGGCCGATCTCGAACGGGCGCTGCTGGAACGGCTGGAGGCGCAGAAGATCGCCGGCATCGCGCTGGCCTCAAACGGGCACGGCGAGGAATACGCGACCTTCCTGCGCGATTTCAAGACGCCGATCGTGTTGTTCGACCAGAAGGTGGAGGGCGCCGCGCGCGATTTCATCGGCTCCGACAATCCGCTGACGACGACCATCCTGACGGAGCACCTGCTGCAGCTCGGTCACCGGCGCATCGGCTTCATCTCCGGCCCGAGCGACCTGCACACTGCCGCCGAGCGTCTGAAGGGTTTTTTGAATACGATGGCCGGCGCCGGCGTTGAGGTCGACCCTTCGCTTGTGGTCGAAGGCGGTTTCACGCGAACCGGCGGCTACGCGCAGGCGATGCGGCTGCTGACCCGCCGCGACCGCCCGACCGCCATTATCGGCGCCAACAACATGACGGGGCTGGCGGCCCTGCAGGTGATGCAGGAGATGGGTTTCCGCTGTCCTGACGACGTGTCGCTGGCCATGGTCGACGATGTGCCCTGGAGCAATGTTATCACGCCCCGCATCACCATGGTCGTGCAGGATGCGCAGAAGCTCGGCGAACTGGCCGCACAGCGCCTGCTGGCCAGGATCGCAAGCCCCGAGGCTGCCGCGGAGCCGCCACGGGATATCATCCTGACGCCGAGATTCGTGCGCGGGGAATCGACCAGGCGGCTCTGA
- a CDS encoding alpha-L-fucosidase produces the protein MTSSERQPENPALRGADKHAWFSHDRLGMFIHWGLYTLGARHEWLKNREELTDEHYQRYFDNFDPDLYDPKEWARRARLAGMKYVVVTTKHHEGFCLWDSKLTDYKAPNTPCGKDLLTPLVEAFRAEGLKIGFYYSLLDWHHPDFPIDLHHPLRNHPEAKALNAGRNVANYAAYMREQVRELLTGFGRVDIIWFDFSYPGPAREYRGLPGKGRADWDSERLVELARELQPEIIINNRLDLPPGTLPDITTPEQYTPRVAPAIASQGVLWEACHTFSGSWGYHRDEDSWKSPEQIIQLLIDSVALGGNLLMNVGPTGRGTFDARAIEALEVYRKWMAVNARAIYGAGPSELRAPAGCRYTQRGNRLYLHVYNWPYRHIHIEGIADRIAYVQFLHDASEVHWVTHTRDVDPNVGVMVPEGIVMLELPVRRPDVTVPVIEIVLKA, from the coding sequence GTGACGAGTTCGGAACGCCAGCCGGAGAATCCGGCATTGAGAGGGGCGGATAAGCACGCCTGGTTCAGCCATGACCGCCTCGGCATGTTCATCCACTGGGGCCTCTATACCCTGGGAGCCCGGCATGAGTGGTTGAAGAACCGCGAAGAGCTGACCGACGAGCATTATCAGCGCTATTTCGACAATTTCGATCCTGATCTCTACGATCCCAAGGAGTGGGCGCGCCGTGCGCGTCTCGCTGGCATGAAATATGTCGTGGTGACGACCAAGCATCACGAGGGTTTCTGCCTCTGGGACAGCAAGCTCACTGATTACAAGGCGCCGAACACGCCCTGTGGCAAGGACCTTCTGACGCCGCTGGTCGAGGCCTTCCGCGCCGAGGGATTGAAGATCGGCTTCTATTATTCGCTGCTCGACTGGCACCATCCGGATTTTCCGATCGACCTGCACCATCCCTTGCGCAACCATCCCGAGGCCAAGGCGCTGAATGCCGGTCGCAACGTCGCCAACTACGCGGCCTATATGCGCGAACAGGTGCGCGAGCTTCTGACCGGCTTCGGCCGCGTTGACATCATCTGGTTCGATTTCAGCTATCCCGGGCCGGCGCGCGAATATCGCGGCCTGCCCGGCAAGGGGCGCGCCGACTGGGACAGCGAGCGGCTGGTCGAGCTGGCGCGCGAACTGCAGCCCGAAATCATCATCAACAACCGGCTCGATCTGCCGCCGGGAACCTTGCCGGACATAACCACGCCGGAGCAATATACGCCGCGCGTTGCGCCTGCCATCGCCAGTCAGGGGGTGCTCTGGGAAGCCTGCCACACCTTCAGCGGCTCCTGGGGTTATCACCGCGACGAGGATAGCTGGAAGAGCCCGGAACAGATCATCCAACTGCTGATCGATTCCGTTGCGCTCGGCGGCAACCTCCTGATGAATGTCGGCCCGACGGGGCGGGGCACGTTCGATGCCCGCGCCATCGAGGCCCTCGAGGTCTATCGGAAATGGATGGCCGTCAACGCACGCGCCATCTATGGAGCCGGCCCGTCCGAACTTCGGGCGCCTGCCGGCTGCCGCTATACCCAGCGCGGCAACCGCCTCTACCTGCATGTCTATAACTGGCCTTACCGCCACATCCATATCGAGGGCATCGCCGACAGGATCGCCTACGTGCAGTTCCTGCATGACGCCAGCGAGGTCCATTGGGTCACCCACACGAGGGATGTGGATCCCAATGTCGGCGTGATGGTGCCGGAAGGCATAGTCATGCTGGAACTGCCGGTTCGGCGACCTGATGTCACCGTGCCGGTGATCGAGATCGTCCTCAAGGCGTAG